A genomic segment from Spinacia oleracea cultivar Varoflay chromosome 3, BTI_SOV_V1, whole genome shotgun sequence encodes:
- the LOC110803708 gene encoding leucine-rich repeat extensin-like protein 6 — protein sequence MKYNLKPTMIIALWVIFSLLVSLPTPSLEQSSSFQQSSSNRTSSSQQTTVNQNGSSFQRSSSFNRTSSSSLNRTTTFQQSPNSPAAFGGVRLQNAHTALQAWKKTFTSDPFGFTSNWVGNDVCIYQGIFCAPAPDNAKVKTVAGIDLNHATISGSLPDKLGLLPDLALLHLSSNKFGGTIPTSFSRFKLLFELDLSNNMFHGPFPSVLFNLPSLKFLDIRYNQFEGVIPPALFNLKLEALFLNNNKFSSSLPNTIGNSPVSVLVVANNNLKGCFPPEISKMGGTLQEVILMNIGLKGCLPTSIGAGLNKVTVFDVSLNDITGTLPESMGKMQSLEQLNIAHNKFYGEIPTSICSLPKLANFTYAYNYITKEPNQCFMIMDKNDDNNCLDFWMSQKSPTECKAFLANPPSCNCAGNPPRPVSRSSPPPAKYTTPQVPAPPRQPLSPPPKPKAPQVPVRPLRAPPPPPKYNAPKYTTPHVPHN from the coding sequence ATGAAATATAACCTTAAACCAACAATGATTATAGCCCTTTGGGTTATCTTTTCTCTTTTAGTTTCCCTCCCAACTCCCTCACTTGAACAATCATCCTCATTTCAACAATCCTCATCCAATCGAACTTCTTCATCCCAACAAACAACAGTTAATCAAAACGGCTCCTCGTTTCAACGATCATCATCGTTCAATCGAACTAGTTCCTCTTCCTTGAACCGAACTACCACATTTCAACAATCACCAAACAGTCCAGCAGCATTTGGAGGCGTAAGGCTTCAAAATGCTCACACTGCACTTCAAGCATGGAAGAAAACATTTACCTCCGACCCATTCGGGTTCACCTCAAATTGGGTTGGCAACGATGTGTGTATCTACCAAGGAATCTTCTGTGCACCAGCACCAGACAATGCTAAGGTTAAAACTGTTGCTGGAATCGATCTCAACCACGCCACCATCTCGGGTTCCTTACCGGATAAACTCGGCCTCTTACCCGATCTTGCCCTTCTCCACCTTAGCTCAAACAAATTCGGTGGGACTATCCCTACCTCATTCTCTCGATTCAAGCTTCTCTTCGAGCTTGACTTAAGCAACAACATGTTCCATGGCCCCTTCCCTTCTGTTCTTTTCAATCTCCCTTCTTTAAAATTCCTCGATATTCGATACAATCAGTTCGAGGGTGTGATCCCTCCGGCACTCTTTAACTTAAAACTAGAAGCTCTTTTCCTAAACAACAACAAGTTCTCCTCTTCTCTTCCTAACACCATTGGAAACTCCCCTGTTTCCGTGCTCGTTGTAGCTAATAACAACCTCAAAGGGTGTTTCCCTCCCGAGATTTCCAAAATGGGAGGGACTCTTCAAGAAGTCATCCTCATGAACATAGGGTTAAAGGGGTGTTTACCAACGAGTATTGGAGCAGGGTTGAACAAGGTAACAGTTTTCGATGTTAGTTTAAACGATATAACGGGGACTTTGCCTGAGAGTATGGGGAAAATGCAGAGCTTAGAACAGCTTAATATTGCGCATAATAAGTTTTATGGAGAGATACCAACTAGTATTTGTAGTTTGCCTAAGTTGGCTAACTTCACTTATGCATATAACTACATTACTAAAGAGCCAAATCAGTGTTTTATGATAATGGATAAAAATGATGATAATAATTGTCTTGATTTTTGGATGTCACAAAAGTCTCCTACAGAGTGTAAGGCCTTCCTCGCCAACCCTCCAAGTTGCAACTGTGCAGGAAATCCACCCCGACCTGTGTCGCGATCATCCCCACCTCCGGCCAAATATACTACACCACAAGTGCCTGCACCACCGCGGCAACCACTGTCTCCTCCTCCGAAACCTAAGGCTCCACAAGTACCCGTACGTCCATTGCGAGCACCACCGCCTCCTCCAAAATACAATGCGCCGAAATATACTACTCCACATGTTCCCCATAACTAG
- the LOC110803712 gene encoding protein NETWORKED 1A, with the protein MATLLHSESRRLYSWWWDSHVSPKNSKWLQENLKDMDSKVKAMIKLIEEDADSFARRAEMYYKKRPELMKLVEEFYRAYRALAERYNHATGELRHAHRTMAQAFPDQLPFALADDAASSSGSDTSETPHPVRSSFDTDRFQGQSASSSQGSGTSRKGLKQLNDMFRSAEVGTEESSTADSKSEGGQNWHDSGTREKDSGGMLSQLSKENQKLKNQVLNESERASKAESELETMRRALAELEAERDATFLQYQQILDKISSLEKDLTHAQKSSGDIDGIVSEAKIEIQALNETLTKMEAERDASLLQYTQTYEKLAVVESSLSQALDDKERLSERAANAEHESQDLQQELARIQAEKEAAELLYNECQEKLADFERKLAEALERLKLFSLQSEKAESEVKALKEEIDRVNEERDSLALRYKQSLEIISKLQLDLSEAQADNIRLNSQILLGTAKLKGAEEKCDLLDKINETLQSEAQKLVQKIAAADQVLSEKEVKLEKLTANLQEEHSRFVQAEATLHSLQDLHVQSQEKQNALTSELRNGLQMMNDLEISKQDLEEEVRRLKDENQSLNDLNSFSSVSQKNLQDEMLRLTEVKEKLEAEVKYQAEQSDALQFQVHNLKEEIESIYKRYQALMLQLESVGLDQECFASAVKDLQNENLRLKEISVKDMDDKEVLVKKLQDMEQLLRKNSNLESSLLEVNAELQRSKEKSQALQESCHDLNEDKSSIVAEKSALLSQLQMITATMQNLIEKNTLLHNSLSGANAELEGLRAKSKGLEDFCQLLTSERSTLLAERGSLVSRLEIVEQKLESLEMRFTNLEDKYSGLEKEKQSTLSQVDELRISLDCEKQERASLVLTSETRLSGLEGRIHDLQEENKCRKKEFEEELEKAVNAQVEIFILQKFIQDMEDKNFSLLIECQRHIEAAKYSEKLISELESENMIQEVEAEFLLDKIGTLRTGINRVLKALEIKHISETEAEQNFVPCVLASIRNIKHSLSESKEDNQKMLVEKSILTTILGQLHSECAELSSRKIALEQESQTLTQKLMWVEDEKHLLLERNRQLSMELDTREKMEEALNAKVEDLHAKKTQLEGAYVTLEDENLSAFDQNRCLQEDLSHIKKEKTILEEESNNILVEVLAFNYQSMILKSYGIEKAWELEEVFEEMSSLGKALNDLESESTKLEENLLVKEMENLALKASMEELEDMQHELSARNDQLRREISDEKELRNQKERELSEAELKLKAREDVNAELCGTVQYLEKNYENLEVTRAILQQQMVELSYDNKYQEKEIVSLRDANENLESEVGKLHEEIEEYKIREVILASELHERSSEFELWEAEADSFYFDLQISSVREVLFENKVHDLSSLCESLEDVSNQRSLEIETMKQRVTSLESEAATLKSQLTTCLPLIASLKDNVALLEKNPILQSKLHTTSTTEIQEHFEQTGQSSTSSRGFSELVKLQDRIKVIEDILQKEKEMVSVQERSNTNMRLEAALKEIEELKSRINSHHQEEHRRSSWVSVSETCDVKSGEEMKDIPLDQASGRSFQSVSRKGSAGSDHDQMLELWEAAEQDSSHDQVISEVHEQGTDTIEDEIVDQTSLNPTPESQFEKELGVDRLELSTRGTQSSKKGTKKKVLERLSSDAQKLISLQVSVQEMKGKTEPKKRRKKGEDVEYDTFRGQLQDVENSVVHLMDINAELIRSIEENSVTSEVRVERMTDEVESAWQRRVSEQVRIEAENIGKLEVEMQRMQYVLLRLKDDKKSKDKEDGSRTSASSVLREFFYSRVRKNKKQKKPRFCGCLRPTATKI; encoded by the exons ATGGCGACCTTATTGCACTCGGAGTCGAGGCGGTTGTATTCGTGGTGGTGGGACAGTCATGTCAGCCCCAAAAATTCTAAATGGCTTCAGGAGAATCTTAAAG ACATGGATTCCAAAGTAAAAGCAATGATCAAGCTCATTGAAGAGGATGCTGATTCATTTGCTAGGAGGGCTGAAATGTACTATAAAAAGCGACCTGAGCTTATGAAACTGGTGGAAGAATTCTACAGAGCATACCGTGCGTTAGCTGAAAGATATAATCATGCCACTGGAGAGCTCCGCCATGCTCATCGAACAATGGCACAAGCATTTCCGGATCAATTACCATTTGCACTAGCTGATGATGCAGCCTCGAGTTCTGGGTCGGATACGTCTGAAACACCACATCCAGTTCGTTCTTCTTTTGATACAGATCGTTTTCAGGGGCAATCAGCTTCCAGTTCACAAGGCAGTGGAACCAGCAGGAAAGGTCTGAAACAGCTTAATGATATGTTTCGTTCAGCTGAAGTTGGGACAGAAGAGTCGAGTACTGCAGATAGTAAGTCTGAAGGTGGCCAAAATTGGCATGACAGTGGAACGAGAGAGAAGGATTCGGGAGGCATGCTATCTCAGTTATCTAAGGAGAATCAGAAGCTGAAGAATCAGGTTCTTAATGAATCTGAGCGAGCAAGTAAGGCTGAAAGTGAACTGGAAACCATGAGGCGGGCCCTCGCTGAGCTTGAAGCTGAAAGAGATGCTACTTTCCTTCAATACCAGCAGATTCTGGATAAAATATCTAGTCTGGAGAAAGATCTCACTCACGCACAAAAAAGTTCTGGGGATATTGATGGGATAGTTTCTGAAGCAAAGATTGAAATTCAAGCATTAAATGAAACCCTTACGAAGATGGAGGCTGAAAGAGATGCTAGTCTTTTGCAATACACACAAACTTATGAAAAGTTAGCTGTTGTTGAAAGTTCACTCTCTCAAGCTTTGGACGATAAAGAAAGATTAAGTGAGCGAGCTGCAAATGCAGAACATGAATCTCAAGATTTACAACAAGAACTTGCTAGAATACAAGCCGAGAAAGAAGCTGCTGAGCTTCTGTACAATGAGTGTCAAGAAAAGCTAgctgattttgaaagaaaacttgCAGAGGCTTTGGAGCGCTTGAAACTGTTCAGTTTGCAGTCTGAAAAGGCAGAGAGTGAAGTAAAGGCCTTGAAGGAAGAAATCGACCGAGtaaatgaggagagagattcTTTGGCTCTCCGTTATAAGCAGAGCTTGGAGATAATTTCTAAACTGCAGCTGGATTTGAGTGAAGCTCAGGCAGATAATATCCGGCTTAACTCCCAGATCTTGCTGGGAACTGCTAAACTGAAGGGTGCAGAGGAGAAGTGTGATCTGTTGGACAAAATAAATGAAACTCTACAGTCTGAAGCACAGAAGTTAGTTCAGAAAATAGCAGCAGCAGACCAGGTGCTTTCAGAAAAGGAGGTTAAGCTGGAAAAATTGACTGCCAATTTACAAGAGGAACACTCTCGATTTGTTCAAGCAGAAGCTACTCTCCATAGTCTTCAGGATCTGCACGTTCAATCACAAGAGAAGCAGAATGCTCTCACATCCGAACTCAGAAATGGGCTCCAAATGATGAATGATCTGGAGATAAGCAAACAGGATCTTGAAGAAGAGGTTCGGAGACTGAAGGATGAAAACCAATCCCTGAATGATTTGAATTCTTTCTCCTCTGTCTCTCAAAAGAATCTCCAAGATGAGATGTTGAGATTAACGGAGGTCAAAGAGAAACTTGAAGCCGAAGTTAAATATCAAGCAGAGCAAAGTGATGCTCTCCAGTTTCAGGTTCACAATTTAAAAGAAGAAATTGAGAGCATATACAAGAGATATCAGGCTCTCATGTTGCAACTGGAGTCTGTTGGTTTAGATCAAGAATGCTTTGCATCAGCAGTGAAGGACTTGCAAAATGAGAATTTGAGGCTCAAGGAGATATCTGTGAAAGATATGGATGATAAAGAAGTTCTTGTCAAAAAGTTGCAAGACATGGAACAGCTTCTTAGAAAGAACTCAAATTTGGAATCCTCATTGTTGGAGGTAAATGCcgagctacaaagatcaaaggAGAAGTCGCAGGCTCTGCAGGAATCTTGCCATGATCTGAATGAAGACAAGTCTTCCATTGTTGCAGAGAAATCTGCCCTTCTTTCCCAGCTACAAATGATTACAGCGACAATGCAGAATCTCATAGAGAAGAACACCTTGCTGCATAATTCCCTTTCAGGTGCGAATGCTGAATTGGAAGGTTTACGAGCTAAGTCAAAGGGCTTAGAAGACTTTTGCCAGCTACTCACCAGTGAAAGATCTACTCTTCTGGCTGAGAGAGGTAGCCTGGTTTCTCGGTTGGAGATTGTGGAGCAGAAGCTGGAGAGCCTGGAAATGAGATTCACAAACTTGGAAGATAAATATTCGGGTCTCGAAAAGGAAAAGCAATCGACACTTAGTCAAGTAGACGAGTTAAGGATATCACTTGATTGTGAAAAGCAAGAACGTGCAAGTCTTGTGCTGACAAGTGAAACAAGATTATCAGGATTGGAGGGCCGCATCCATGATTTGCAAGAAGAAAACAAGTGCAGGAAGAAGGAATTTGAGGAGGAGCTAGAGAAAGCTGTCAATGCTCAGGTTGAGATATTTATCTTGCAGAAATTCATTCAAGATATGGAAGACAAAAACTTTTCGCTTTTGATTGAGTGCCAAAGACACATTGAAGCTGCTAAATATTCTGAAAAGCTGATTTCAGAATTAGAGAGTGAGAACATGATTCAAGAAGTAGAAGCTGAGTTCTTGTTGGACAAAATCGGAACACTGAGGACAGGAATTAATCGAGTTCTGAAAGCTCTTGAGATCAAACACATCAGTGAAACTGAAGCTGAGCAAAATTTTGTTCCATGTGTGCTTGCCAGTATTAGAAATATCAAACACTCTTTGTCAGAAAGCAAGGAAGATAATCAGAAGATGTTGGTTGAGAAATCCATTCTGACAACAATACTTGGGCAGCTTCATAGTGAATGTGCAGAGCTGTCATCCAGGAAGATCGCCCTTGAGCAGGAATCTCAAACATTGACTCAAAAACTTATGTGGGTCGAAGATGAGAAACATCTGCTTCTGGAGAGGAACAGGCAGCTGAGTATGGAATTAGACACGAGAGAGAAGATGGAAGAAGCGTTGAATGCGAAAGTGGAGGACCTACATGCTAAGAAAACACAACTAGAAGGTGCATATGTTACACTTGAGGATGAAAATCTGTCCGCTTTTGACCAAAACAGGTGTTTGCAAGAGGACTTGTCGCACATTAAGAAGGAAAAGACCATCTTAGAAGAGGAAAGTAATAATATCCTTGTTGAGGTCCTTGCTTTCAATTATCAGTCTATGATCTTGAAGAGCTATGGGATTGAGAAAGCTTGGGAATTGGAGGAAGTTTTTGAAGAGATGAGTTCCCTTGGCAAAGCTTTGAATGATCTTGAAAGTGAATCCACAAAATTGGAAGAAAATCTGCTAGTGAAGGAAATGGAGAATTTGGCTCTGAAAGCATCAATGGAGGAGTTGGAAGATATGCAACATGAACTCAGTGCTCGTAATGATCAGTTGAGACGTGAAATCTCTGATGAGAAGGAGTTGAGGAACCAAAAGGAAAGAGAACTTTCAGAAGCGGAGCTAAAACTCAAAGCAAGAGAGGATGTAAATGCAGAATTGTGCGGTACTGTTCAGTATCTtgaaaagaattatgaaaatTTAGAGGTTACGAGAGCTATTTTACAGCAACAGATGGTTGAACTATCTTACGATAACAAATATCAGGAGAAGGAGATTGTTTCTCTTCGAGATGCTAATGAAAATTTAGAGTCTGAAGTAGGAAAACTACATGAAGAGATAGAAGAATATAAGATCAGAGAAGTGATCTTAGCTTCAGAGCTACATGAAAGAAGCAGTGAATTTGAACTGTGGGAGGCTGAGGCAGATTCTTTCTATTTTGATCTTCAGATTTCATCTGTACGTGAAGTTCTGTTTGAGAACAAGGTTCATGATCTAAGCAGCTTATGTGAGAGCCTTGAAGATGTAAGTAATCAAAGAAGTCTGGAGATTGAGACTATGAAACAAAGAGTTACCTCGCTGGAAAGTGAAGCCGCAACTCTAAAATCCCAGCTGACTACATGCCTACCACTTATAGCCTCTCTCAAGGATAATGTTGCATTGCTTGAGAAAAATCCTATCTTGCAGTCTAAGCTACACACTACTTCCACTACAGAAATACAG GAACATTTTGAGCAGACAGGGCAAAGTTCAACATCTTCAAGAGGCTTTTCTGAGCTGGTGAAACTGCAGGACAGAATCAAGGTGATAGAAGACATattgcaaaaagaaaaggaaatggTTTCCGTGCAGGAACGATCAAATACCAACATGAGACTTGAAGCTGCACTGAAAGAAATTGAAGAACTGAAATCAAGAATTAACAGTCACCACCAAGAGGAGCATCGACGCAGTAGCTGGGTTTCTGTATCTGAAACTTGTGATGTAAAAAGCGGGGAAGAGATGAAGGATATACCGCTTGACCAAGCTTCAGGTCGTTCATTCCAGAGTGTGAGTAGGAAAGGCAGTGCTGGATCTGATCATGATCAGATGCTTGAGCTATGGGAAGCAGCAGAGCAAGACAGCTCCCATGATCAAGTAATCAGTGAGGTGCACGAACAAGGAACTGATACCATAGAAGATGAAATTGTAGACCAAACTAGTTTAAATCCAACTCCAGAATCACAATTTGAGAAGGAGCTAGGAGTTGATAGGCTTGAATTGTCCACGAGAGGTACTCAGTCGTCTAAAAAAGGAACCAAGAAAAAGGTATTGGAGAGACTTTCTTCTGATGCCCAGAAGTTGATAAGCTTACAGGTTTCGGTCCAAGAAATGAAAGGTAAAACGGAgccaaagaagagaaggaaaaaaggCGAAGATGTTGAATATGACACTTTCAGGGGACAACTACAGGATGTAGAGAATTCTGTCGTCCACTTAATGGATATCAATGCCGAATTAATCAGGAGCATCGAGGAGAACTCAGTAACTTCAGAGGTGAGGGTAGAGAGAATGACAGATGAGGTTGAGAGTGCCTGGCAAAGGAGAGTCTCAGAGCAAGTAAGGATAGAAGCAGAAAATATTGGCAAATTGGAGGTAGAGATGCAGAGAATGCAGTATGTTCTGCTGAGACTGAAGGATGATAAGAAGAGTAAAGACAAAGAGGACGGTTCCAGAACCAGTGCTTCTTCAGTGTTGAGGGAGTTTTTCTACAGTCGTGTGCGGAAGAATAAAAAACAGAAGAAGCCCCGTTTTTGTGGCTGCTTGAGACCTACAGCTACAAAAATCTGA